The region CGACTCGCTCGGCACGTTCTCCATCCCAGGGCTCTCCAGCGGTCTGGACACGCTCAACCACAAGGGCTGGTTCCTGATCTCGGACATCGCCGGTCTGCTCGCGGGTCTGATCACCGACCTGTCGCCGCTCACCGTCGTCGCGGTCGCCCTCGTACCGATCACCTGGTGGGTGCTGTGGCGCACGGCCTTCGGCCTGCGGCTGCGCTCCTGCGGTGAGAACCCGGTGGCCGCCGAGTCCCTCGGCGTCAACGTCTACAAGTACAAGTACATCGCCGTGATCATCTCGGGCGGCTTCGCCGGCCTCGGCGGTGCCTTCCTGTCGATCGTGGCGTCCAACGTGTATCTGGACGGCCAGACGGCCGGCCGCGGTTACATCGGTCTCGCCGCGATGATCTTCGGCAACTGGATGCCGGGCGGCCTGGCCCTCGGCGCGGGCCTGTTCGGCTACACCGACAGCCTCAACCTGCGCGGCGGCGGTACGAACGTCCACGCGCTGATCCTGCTGCTGGCGATCCTGCTGGTCTTCGGCGCGGCCTACCTGGTGTGGAAGAAGCGGTACACCCCCGCCGTCATCACCGCCCTGATCTCGGCGCTGATGTTCGTCTGGTACACCTCCACCAACGAGGTGCCCAAGCAGGTCGTGACCGCGACCCCGTACATCGTGACCCTGCTCGTTCTCTCGCTGTCCGCACAGCACCTGCGGATGCCGAAGGCGGACGGCATGCCGTACCGGAGAGGACAGGGCAAGTGACGTCCGCCGACGCCGGGTCCACGGCCGTCGACTGGGAGGCTCTGCGGGAGCACGCGCGGGACGCCATGTCCCGGGCGTACGCCCCCTACTCGGGCTTCCCGGTCGGTGTCGCGGCGCTCGTCGACGACGGCCGGACCGTCACCGGCTGCAACGTCGAGAACGCCTCGTACGGGCTCGGCCTGTGCGCCGAGTGCGGTCTGGTCTCCCAGCTGCTGAACACCGGTGGCGGTCGGCTGACGCACTTCACCTGCGTCGACGGACAGGGCGAGATCCTCGTCCCGTGCGGACGCTGCCGCCAGCTGCTGTACGAGTTCGGTGGGGCCGATCTGCTCCTGGAGACCCCGGCCGGAATCCTGCCGCTCTCCGAGATGCTGCCGCAGGCCTTCGGGCCGGAGAATCTCATCAAGTAACGCCTGCGCGGCCCCTCCCGACGACCGGACGATGAACGACCGATCGGGAGGGGCCGCGGATTTTCGGAAGTCTTCGGAAGGAAAGCCATGGCCATGGACGCCGTCTCCGTCATCCGCACCAAGCGGGACCGCGCCGAGCTCAGCGACGCGCAGATCGACTGGGTCATCGACGCGTACACCCGCGGCGAGGTCGCCGACTACCAGATGGCCGCCCTCAACATGGCGATCCTGCTCAACGGCATGAACCGGCGCGAGATCGCCCGCTGGACCGCCGCGATGATCGCCTCCGGCGAGCGCATGGAGTTCTCCTCCCTCTCCCGCCCGACCGCCGACAAGCACTCCACGGGCGGCGTCGGCGACAAGATCACCCTTCCGCTGGCGCCGTTGGTCGCCGCCTGCGGCGCGGCGGTCCCGCAGCTGTCCGGACGCGGCCTCGGCCACACCGGCGGCACGCTGGACAAGCTGGAGTCGATCCCGGGCTGGCGCGCCCTGCTGTCGAACGAGGAGATGCTGAACGTCCTCGACACGACCGGTGCGGTCATCTGCGCGGCGGGCGACGGACTGGCCCCGGCGGACAAGAAGCTCTACGCGCTGCGCGACGTCACCGGCACGGTCGAGGCGATCCCCCTCATCGCCTCCTCCATCATGTCGAAGAAGATCGCGGAGGGCACGGGCTCGCTGGTCCTGGACGTGAAGGTCGGCACCGGCGCCTTCATGAAGACCATCGAGGACGCCCGCGAACTCGCCTCCACGATGGTCGGGTTGGGCACCGACCACGGCGTGAAGACGGTCGCGCTCCTCACGGACATGTCGACCCCGCTGGGCCTGACGGCGGGCAACGCGCTCGAAGTACGGGAGTCGGTGGAGGTCCTGGCGGGCGGCGGTCCGGCCGACGTCGTCGAGCTCACCATCGCCCTGGCGCGCGAGATGCTGGACTCGGCGGGCATCAAGGACGCCGATCCGGCGAAGGCCCTCGCGGACGGCTCCGCGATGGACGTCTGGCGCCGCATGATCGCCGCGCAGGGCGGTGACCCGGACGCCGCGCTGCCCACCTCCCGCGAGCAGCACGTGGTGACGGCCCCGTCCTCCGGCGTCCTGACCCGTCTGGACGCCTACGACATCGGCATCGCCGCCTGGCGCCTGGGCGCGGGCCGCGCCCGCAAGGAGGACCCGGTGCAGGCCGCCGCGGGCGTCGAGCTGCACGCCAAGCCCGGCGACACCGTCACCGCGGGCCAGCCCCTGCTGACCCTCCACACCGACACCCCCGAGCGCTTCGAGTACGCCCTGGAGTCGGTCGAGGGTTCCTACGACATCGCGGCCGCGGGCACGGACTTCAAGGCCGCGCCGGTCGTGCTGGAACGTATCGCCTGACTCCGTACGGCAGTTGCCCCGTCCGGCAGCTGATTCCGTACGGCGGTGGAGGGGCCGACGCGTCTGCGCCGGCCCCTTTCGCGTGCCGTCAGCCGAGTACGGCCGCGATCACCACCAGCACCGGCACCGACAGGATCGTCGACAGCAGGATCGACTCCCGGGCCAGCGTCTCGCCGACCCGGTAACGCGAGGCGTAGGTGAAGAGG is a window of Streptomyces sp. NBC_00271 DNA encoding:
- a CDS encoding ABC transporter permease; translation: MSTATVAKPQAQQPGKGSRRFSLPVLLLIIAGVLILTSVVRLITGADGITSTGQMSTALRLAVPIGLAGLGGLWAERAGVVNIGLEGMMILGTWFGAWAGYQWGPWTGVAFGIIGGCLGGVLHAIATVTFNVNHIVSGVAVNILALGTTRYLSKFTFEGVPQGSSKQSPPVDSLGTFSIPGLSSGLDTLNHKGWFLISDIAGLLAGLITDLSPLTVVAVALVPITWWVLWRTAFGLRLRSCGENPVAAESLGVNVYKYKYIAVIISGGFAGLGGAFLSIVASNVYLDGQTAGRGYIGLAAMIFGNWMPGGLALGAGLFGYTDSLNLRGGGTNVHALILLLAILLVFGAAYLVWKKRYTPAVITALISALMFVWYTSTNEVPKQVVTATPYIVTLLVLSLSAQHLRMPKADGMPYRRGQGK
- a CDS encoding cytidine deaminase codes for the protein MTSADAGSTAVDWEALREHARDAMSRAYAPYSGFPVGVAALVDDGRTVTGCNVENASYGLGLCAECGLVSQLLNTGGGRLTHFTCVDGQGEILVPCGRCRQLLYEFGGADLLLETPAGILPLSEMLPQAFGPENLIK
- a CDS encoding thymidine phosphorylase, coding for MAMDAVSVIRTKRDRAELSDAQIDWVIDAYTRGEVADYQMAALNMAILLNGMNRREIARWTAAMIASGERMEFSSLSRPTADKHSTGGVGDKITLPLAPLVAACGAAVPQLSGRGLGHTGGTLDKLESIPGWRALLSNEEMLNVLDTTGAVICAAGDGLAPADKKLYALRDVTGTVEAIPLIASSIMSKKIAEGTGSLVLDVKVGTGAFMKTIEDARELASTMVGLGTDHGVKTVALLTDMSTPLGLTAGNALEVRESVEVLAGGGPADVVELTIALAREMLDSAGIKDADPAKALADGSAMDVWRRMIAAQGGDPDAALPTSREQHVVTAPSSGVLTRLDAYDIGIAAWRLGAGRARKEDPVQAAAGVELHAKPGDTVTAGQPLLTLHTDTPERFEYALESVEGSYDIAAAGTDFKAAPVVLERIA